A stretch of DNA from Ranitomeya variabilis isolate aRanVar5 chromosome 1, aRanVar5.hap1, whole genome shotgun sequence:
tgaagctcatcaagagaatcctaagagtgtgcaaagcagtcatcaaagcaaaaggtggctactttgaagaacctagaatataagacataatttcagttgcttcacacttttttgttaagtatataattccacatgtgctaattcatagttttgatgccatcagtgtgaatgtacaatttacatagtcatgaaaatacagagaaatctttaaatgagaaagtgtgtccaaacttttggtctatactgcacAACTCAAAAATTTTTtctggatctgtacattcctcattCAAGAATCTGCATAAACCCTAGTCCATGTACTCATCTCCCGGCTcaattactgcaacctcctgcatTATGGCCTGCCTGCTACCTGTTttccacccctccaatctatcctaaatttGACTGCCCAACTAATCCCCCTATCCGCCCACTATTTCCTGGCCCCTCCTCTCTGATAATCTCTTcagtggctccccattacccagagactgtagctcaaaaccctaaccatggcatacaaagccatacgcaacttgtctcctccatacacctgtgacttagtctcctggtacttacctgcacataacatatgatcctcacaagatctcctgctCTCCTCccatcttatctcctcttcctacaatcgCATACAAAAATTCTCCCCTgcatcccctctactctggaactctttatgccaacatattagactctcaccctccatggaaaccttcagagggaaccTGAAGAACCACCTTTTCCGACATACAGAAACTACAGTAACCATCACTCCACCATACTGctgtacgaccagctctaccctcacccatcccttatagactgtgagccttcatgggcagggttctctctcctcctgtaccagtcggtgacttgtattgtctaagattattgtccttgtttttattatgtataccccttttctcatgtaaagtgtcatggaataaatggtgctataacaaataataataatatcactgtgtatctgccaaagaaagggagttgagcaGCCCTTCCAGTAAGAAAAGTTGTCAAAATGCTGTgcaattatattatttctactctggggaaatttatgccactttaagggctgtcccacacgtccagataattccggtaccggaataaatcggtaccggagttatccgtgtccgtgtgcctgggaactcacggaggccatacctgcggcacacgtgtgccgcccgtatggcgagtgggtaccacacggagcgtgtggtacccactctgcatggtgctgaagctgcgattcatatcatccctgcagcaacgtttgctgcagggaaaatatgaagaatagtgtttaaaataaagatccatgtgtccgccgcccccccaccccctgtgcgccccccccgctggtcagaaaatactcacccggatcccccgtcggcagtcgctccttcctggtctggccgcggcttactgtatgcggtcacgtggggccgctcatttacactcatgaataggcggctccgcccctattggaggtggagccacatattcatgagtgtaatcggccgcatacagtaggaggcgcggccagaccaggaaggagcgacagccgacgggggacccggataagtattttctgaccagcggggggggcgcacagggggtgggggggcggcggacacatggatctttagtttaaacactatcattcatattttctctgtagcaaacggtgctacagggaacatatgaatggcggcttcagcaccatgtgggggggacagcgcttactgtagcgctgtctccggcacgccacacggaccccagacggagaatgtccgtgtgaggtgcgtgttttacacggacccattgactctattgggtccgtgtaatccgtgcgctcccacgaacactgacatgtctccgtgtttggcacacggagacacggtccgcacacggtccgcacaaaatcaatgacatctgaacagatgcattgatttttatgggtctacgtgtgtcagtgtctccggtacgggaggaaactgtcacctcacgtaccggagccactgacgtgtgaaaccggcctaatggtgtgtggcaataatttttgataatgtttggactccaagttgggtccccttcatgtgtgttgcctgaatttggcagggtcctcaaagcaccaggcctacacctgtcactccaaGCGCTTTCCCAGACCCTATTCAATGCATCCActctgcacaattatactatttgtactctgggtcaattgatgccacttttcctggtgtctgcctttaatttcacctgctttggcagctttttggccccccctgaaggtgttgtctatacaTTTGGTTTTGCTTCCCATTGAATTTAATTGGGTTCTTTTATGTCTGGTGAACTGTTCGATATTCCGAACCAAACCTTGcatagtttgctcatctctactcactatATTAATCTTGATTTCAGATGACTGTCCAACAAAATGActtcaactagattattacaaaacTGTAATAAAAAAATGCACAAACTGGTTTTGAAAGTGATGTTCCCGTCTCAGAAAATGAtatgtaataattttatttctatttatATAGAGCAGAATTTTACAAATCAGTGGGAATATCTACAAACTATGTAAGTCATTGCATAGCAACACCTTATTCATCATTTCAAAAAAGAGGAGTAAAATGGAGAAAAAATGGAGAGAGGGACACTTATGAATGAGTTTCTGTCTATTCTCTTCTCTGGTTTAATTTATTTGTGAGTTAGGTCGGGTCACACTAGCATTGAatgcggatgagtgctatgcgaaaaaacattgcatagcactcggatcactgttaatctatgaggcagctcccatcaccatttTTTCCACAGATGTATTCAACGTACGAGTGAAATATGTACGCGTACATCGCccgagtctcaccaatgcaagtctatgggtgcgagaaaacatCGGACactacacggaccatcagtgtgacttgtgacaaAAATACacccacattttcctcatttcagcccattgagccattaaattcaatgaggaaaagcagtgagaaatataaagccatacggatgtcatacggatacataggtgcgagaaaatcgcatcatcgcattgcaaacgcattgcatggatcaccatacggagaacacttgtgcgactctaagcagggagactcggaccgatttttcatacgttaagtgtgacctgGACTTACTGAAACGGAAGATCATGTCCACATTTAAGGCGTGTCTTATAAaaaaaataccactaaaaaaaaatTAGGCACAGATTTTATACTTTGAAAATAAACTATACATAATCCTATATGTTCATATTTGATAAATATTTGAGTCTCCAAAGATTGATTTCTTTTGGGATGCAATTACCGTAGTCCAAATGCTATTGTTGTAGTTACTTAATAAGAGGATGTGCCTATCTGGTATACCCTTGTGTATATGGCTTAAAATACtcatacacataatatatatatgtatatatatatatatatatatatatatatatacatatatatagcagTGCCTTTCTGGTAAAGCATAATATGATCTAAAGTAGCATGTGCAATAACCACTGTGCAATGTgttcccagtagtgttgagcgataccgtccgatacttgaaagtatcggtatcggaaagtatcggccgataccggcaaaatatcggatccaatccgataccgatacccgataccaatacaagtcaatgggactcaggtatcggacggtattcctgatggttcccagggtctgaaggagaggaaactctccttcaggccctgggaaccatataaatgtgtaaaataaagaattaaaataaaaaatatcgctatactcacctgtccgacgcagccgggacctcggcgattgtaagcggcagcgttgtttctttaaaattcgcgcttttacttgcttacgtgaattcccggcttctgattggtcagggcggccatgttgccgggactcggaccaatcacagcaagccgtgacgaaattacgtcacggcttgctgtgattggtccgcgtcccggcaatatggcgccgtgaccaatcacaagccgtgacgtcacgggaggctggacacgcgcgcttttcaaaataagcgcgtgtccagcctcccgtgacgtcacggcttgtgattggttaatggcggccatgttcctgggacgcggaccaatcacagcaagccgtgacgtaatttcgtcacggcttgctgtgattggtccgcatcccggcaatatggcgccgtgaccaatcacaagccgtgacgtcacgggaggctggacacgcgcgcttttcaaaataagcgcgtgtccagcctcccgtgacgtcacggcttgtgattggttaatggcggccatgttgccgggacgcggaccaatcacagcaagccgtgacgtaatttcgtcacggcttgctgtgattggtccgagtcccggcaacatggccgccctgaccaatcagaagccgggaattcacgtaagcaagtaaaagcgcgaattttaaagaaacaacgctgccgcttacaatcgccgaggtcccggctgcgtcggacaggtgagtatagcgattttttttattttaattctttcttttacacctttttacattaatgttgtttcgataccgatatccgatattacaaaaatatcggatctcggtatcggaaattccgatacagcaagtatcggccgatacccgatacttgcagcatcggaatgctcaacactagttcccaGGCTTACGTCTATCTTTGTAAGTATGCAACTCATTCATACGTGCATGTGAATAAGTGAGGGAAAACAAAGCTATAGGATAAGATTGGTTTCTGTAATAACCTGCATGATAATGATATGCTATGGAAGTATTTCTCATCCCTCATTTCTATAAAGTCTTTGTATTTTGTttcttttcatttcatttttttctaaataaaaaatcCTCCAATTTCACTGGGGTATAGATGTTTTTCATCTTAAGCTATCAATACATTTATCATAGCCATTTACTTCTGTTGAGGTGGCTGTTATCCATGATGAAACCATAAATGAAAATAACAGATCACGGaatctgatagatagatagattgaaagaaagatagatagacagataggtaaatagatatgggatagatagtgtgaggcagggagggggatcacgtgcgagggtcgatatgtatcccccaggatgtggacACAGTCTTTTTAGACCcattggagtgccttgtggtcacagcagtatgcctgtgagtcacagggcaaaataaaagtaaaaatggaCTTGGTCAAACTATCTGGCTTAGGTATTGTTCAGGAAAAgctggtatgggcttttattttttaaacggactgcaggaaggaaaTGGTGCTGATCCGTTTCCTACTGGCCAGGTCTTGCAATTGGACTATGGCCACAGTTTCCAGTTAGATAGAAAAACCCTACAGGAAGGGTTTGGGGTGTGTCAGTTTTGTTTTGCAAACAAGAAGAGCAAACAGCTCGGCAGAGCAGCACTacttgtgtgaggcaacacaggaccAAGCAGAGCCAGGAAGCCTGGCACCTTCAGCGCACACGGCAGTGCCATAGCCCTCGGCAACCGGTCACGGACAGTCTTTGTTTTCCCAGCTGCGATCCGAAGGATCCGTtttactttctgtttgtgagtatgctgtacattaaacaagactttattttgaactgttgctgggtcactgccttctcactgcagAGCGTGGACACCACAGCACTACAATAGATATCTTGTTTGACAGGAATACTAATAAGCAGAAGATGTGTATGGATAaggttaggttcacattgcgttaatgtgtgcacgctaacggacagcgttgcacggcgaaaatgtcgcaattaacgccgtgcaacgggtccgttagcgcacccattgacagcaatgtgaagtttccctgtagcgcatcgctagcgcgtgcctttttcggctcgtgctagcgatgtgccattcttCTGTGGCACGCCTCGgaagctgcttgcagcgtccgcgacgCGCCCGCGGTCCgtcccccgctctcgcagatcggggatcagcgagagcggggacgttaacgcgacccctaacgcggcccctaaataaacattgcattagcgcaatccgctagcgctagcgctaaacggattgccctaacgcaatgtgaatctAGCCTAACTGAAACTCCCTTGTACATTGATACTTAGTGCATATTAGATTTTTTAAAGTAATTTGGCACATTAATGTCATAATGCACATAAAGGATAATTTAGTAACATATATTTGTTTAGTTTTCTACACAATGCATACGGGACATTTATTTTTAAGCTGTTAAATTTTGTACTCAAATTCAATTCATCAAAATATTAAAACTTACCTACGGGCAGtgctatttaaaaataaataatttgacACTTATCCTTGATCTACAGTATTCACTACTTACTTCAGCTCTcatagagttaaggccccgtctcacatagcgagatcgctagcgagatcgctgctgagtcacaagttttgtgacgcaacagcgacctcagtagtgatctcgctatgtgtgacacgtaccagcgatcaggcccctgctgtgagatcgctggtcgtgtcggaatggcctggaccattttttggtagttgaggtcccgctgacatcgctgaatcggtgtgtgtgacaccgatccagcgatgtcttcactggtaaccagggtaaacatcgggttactaagcgcagggccgcgcttagtaacccgatgtttaccctggttaccaaaaaaaacaaacagtacatactcaccatctgatgtctgtcaggtcccttgccgtctgcttcccacactgactgagcgccgcaaagtgaaagtgaaagtacagcacagcggtgacgtcaccgctgcgctctgctctcactgtacggcggcactcagtcagagcaggaagcagacggcaagggacctgacggacatcagatggtgagtatgtactgtttgttttttttggtaaccagggtaaacatcgggttactaagcgcggccctgcgcttagtaacccgatgtttaccctggttacccgggtgctgcagggggacttcggcatcgttgaagacagtttcaacgatgccgaagtcgttcccctgatcgttggtcgctggagagagctgtctgtgtgacagctccccagcaaccacacagcgacttaccaacgatcacggccaggtcgtatcgctggtcgtgatcgttggtaaatatgTGCCGGGGCCTTTAGTCAATCAGCTTTCATAGATCCCTGGAATGCAAATAAGATTGGGAACTGAAGGATTTTTATTGGTCAGGTCTCTTAGAAGGAAGTCCTTGAAGCTAATAAAGACCACAACAAATTACCCAACAGTTATAACATGAGGATATCCAAGAGAGACAATAACAAAACCAACAAAACACAATACAAATGACCTGATGAGAATACTGAGCATACTTAGAGACTTGAATCGGTAATTACTGTTCTATCACATGCATTATGGATGTGCATTATAGGGTACCGAAAGAGTGAATATGAACAGGATACTACTGCATCTCCTCTTGCTTCTAGTTGCATACTGATTTGTTTAATTGATTTATGAACAGAACCACAAAACAAAATTGTACCCAAAAGATAAAATTCTTCCATGACGTCATTTTTGGAGTCATAGTCTACACTAGAAGCAATGTTGTTACTCAACATTTAGCATCCAGAGGAGTATTGAATGGTCAATCTTAATCCCTATAAGCTGTAGGGTGCTCCGAGTGTGGTCATAAAGCGTCCTACAGGTGCCTAACAAAAAGTTACACCAAACTGACTGCAGTATCAACACAACAGTACTATTCACTGAGCTTATTATGAAGTGGGAGCATTTCACAATAGGGACGTTTTATGTTAAAAAAGACCTTACATTATGTGTTTTTGTGCAATATTTAAGCAAAGTATGCTTCCATTACAATTGTTTCTATTTTGCCTTTTAGTATCATGGAGATGAAAAGTATAAATAACACTCAGGTTACAGTCTTTTTCCTTTTGCAGCTTTGGGATACGTCTGTTGGACAAGTTATTTTTATGATATCTTTCGCTATCATTTATGGATTAACATTATCTGGAAACCTCATAATTATTATCATCTGCAGGTTTGAAAGAACACTTCACACGCCAATGTACTTTTTTCTCAGTCATCTAGCTGCTTTGGAAATGTGCTACATTTCTGTCACTTTGCCCAAAATGCTTCACGGTTCAGTGACAGGAAACAGCACAATATCATTTGTGGCTTGTCTAACTCAGTTATATTTTTTTGGATCTCTAGGATCTACTGAATGCTTTCTGCTTGCCATAATGGCCTATGATAGGTTTGTAGCCGTATGTAAGCCTTTACGTTATCACAATATCATGACTGCTAAGGTTTGTACTGTTTTGGTTAGTTCTTGCTGGTCTTCAGGATTCATATCCACTATGTCTTCTATCCTTTTTATTTCCACATTGCAGTTTTGTGGCCCTAACCATATCCAACATTTTTTCTGCGACATCACTCCACTTCTTAAGCTATCATGTACCAATGTCCATCAAACAGAGACTTTGATTTTCCTCTTAGCTTCTGTAATTTTAGTCGGGTCATGTTTAGTTACATTGTTATCTTACTTCAGAATCCTTACCACTGTATTGGCTATTACTTCAGGGAATGGAAGAAGAAAGGCAAGCTCAACCTTTGCTTCCCATCTCACAGTTGTATCTATTTACTACAGCACAATGATTTTTGTCTATGTTCGGCCAACCACTAGTGGGGCTTCTAGCATCAATAAGTtactgtctgtgctgtatactatcctCACTCCTTTGCTTAATCCTTTCATATATACTTTGAGGAACAATGAGACTCGATTAGCACTAAGGAAAGCAAAGGACATAACTATATTACATTTCAACAAGTGTTTCTCATTGTAACCATATCATTCAAGGAAGCCATAAGTCTACTGacatttttttcaaattcaaaTGTCTAATAAAGAGTAACTAAATCTTAACATTTTTTTATAAATAGTTTAATGTCCATTTAATTGCAAGATAATTGTTGGAGGTCCAGGTCCATAGACTATGCATTCTACTAACCCCTGATCCACCCTGTCATTTTCaatttatgtgtttttgtttttcagtttcctgacttcccagagccataacccttttatttttccatcaatatgctcatgtgagggcttgtttttagcagGACAAGTTCTAcacacatcattgattttaccatatcgcgtactgggaaacaggagaaaaattctaaatgttgtgaaattgcaaaaaagtgcaattccacaatatttttttttaccacaaaaaaacctGAATGCTAAcattgaccttccattatgattctccaggtcattactagttcacagacaccaaacatgtctgggttctttttatttaagtggtgaaaaaaacccaaagcttgctaaaaaaaaaatggcgccattttctgagactccagttattgggatctggggctggatgagggcttattttttgtacaaCGAACTGACTTTTTATATCAATACATTtttgggttaataataataataataataattttatttatatagcgccaacatattccgcagcgctttacaacttatagaggggacttatacagacaacagacattacagcataacagaaatcacagttcaaaacagataccaggaggaatgagggccctgctgctcgcaagcttacaatctatgaggaaaagggaagacacgagaggtggatggtaacaattgctttagttatttggaccagccatagtgtaaggctcgggtgttcatgtaaagctgcatgaaccagttaactgcctaagtatgtaacagtacagacacagaggctattaactgcataaagtgtatgagaacatgatggaggaacgtgattatgttgttgttttttattaataggccacacagggataattaggttaatgcgttgaggcggtaggccaatctgaacaaatgagtttttagggcacgcttaaaactgtggggattggggattaattgtattaacctaggtagtgcattccaaagaatcggcgccgcacgtgtaaagtcttggagacgggagtgggaggttctgattattgaggatgctaacctgaggtcattagcagagcggagggcacgggtaggttggtagactgagaccagagaggagatgtagggtggtgctgagccatggagtgctttgtggatgagggtagtagttttgtactggattctggattggatgggtagccagtgtaatgactggcacaaggtagaggcatcgggttgatacgatcttttgatcccccattattgcattttattgcactgttGGGGtggcaaaaaaacataattcttgctttttaattttttttcaatttatgcCATTTATCAATCTGttaattattttcatattttgataggGCAATTCTGAACTCGTCGATAccaaatgtttttaaaaacttttttcacactttttacttgctttaatagacttcttaggagacttgaagctacgAGCTTCATactgcttgtgctacacatagcaggacctTAGCAGAAATGTTCGCTCGCCATGGGGCAGTGCTCATAGCAGTTTGATAATGACAACCACAGTGGTCTAATGCAGACCCCATGTGGTCAAGACAATCCATAGGagccctgcgatcatgtgacaggcgCACCTATAGGCTGTTTGCAAGCTGAAGCACAAGCTATGCACTCCTGTTACCTGTGGCTTAGCAATTAGTTGGGTCTAAGGACCTAATCTCCCACTGATCTGAATTAAAGGGAcatcaaaatatataatatatgttaCAAGGCTTAGTTACTTTTTAAGACATCAAATGCTAGTTATTAGGAAATATTGCCTCAAACATTGTTGACTTCATTTTTGAGGGGGGCTAGGGTTACACACTGACATTAGTTGCACAATGATAAGTCTCAAAAGCAAGGTACACaatgaaaaatatttttgtggcttgCTGTCTTCGTCTtgcttttaattattattttagaaCTGTAATTTGGCTTCAGAAAAACAGCCAAATTATTGACAGGTAGCATGAAAGAATCAAGTTGTACTTGACTTATATTGAAGCCTTTAGGGTAAAGCTgtatgttacttatgacttgcaagcaaaaataatcaatttgacGCAATGTCAAAATTTTCATGTCACCATGTAGCCTTTTCCTTATTCTTTCTTAATCTATAAAATGTATAGGAAATTGTTAAAAAATAACTTTCACTAATTTGAGCATGCTAAACTGACCACTCCCTGAAATAGTGGCTGCAGAACTGAGTAAAacgtagttttttgtttttttttatttaacctgtCCATTGTGAAGATATTGGCTTGTAAAGTTTAAGTTATCATTTATGATAAGCCCAACTGGTTATTATCAGATCATTAGCATTGGGATCATGTAGGAATAACTCACCCCTTCAATAACTTAAGTTAAGTTTTCTCCTGTGTAAGTCATGCTATGATACACAGTCTATTCTCTTCACTGGTTTTGTGCTTTACCTCCTTACAAACACTTCTAGCAGCTCTCTTCTCAAAGCGCTGTCAGCACTGCTGTACAGCCCGTCTACCCACATAGAATGCCATGAGAAGAAAGCTGAAGAAGTATTAATAATAACACTTATCTCTGCTATAATCCCCGCATTTTGTAATACAATAAGATCAGTGAGAGCAGACTGTTTGtcatcattacatgtctcacacaagATAAAACCTGTTCTAAGCATTTGTTGAGGCAAGTTCTTTTTTTTACCATGTATGTTGCTTATGATTGGTTGATTATGATTAATGAACATCATACAGAGGAATAAGTACATACCCTCAGAGAAAAATCTCAGGTAACATCAAGTTAagcttatcataaattataaccttAACTTTACAAACATAAAAAGTACCGTAtgttttattcagctctccagccgCTATTCAATGATATGGTCAGTTTAACATACTAGAAGTGTtaaagattagagatgagcaaatttatcaATGTTCGGTTCTGATTACGATcggcgaatttgcaatattcgctgatttatTCGTCAAATATTCCCCGAACATAATCGAATGCCATTCAaggcaatgggaggcaaaaacaaacacatacacaacaccttcTAAAGGCtccaaaaacacatcaaattatggaAAGACACCAGGAAAAAGGACTCAATTTACCCATAGTACAAAttatagcatggcactgcagcaatcagccaggcatgaggtatgagGGTCTAGGTCagaatttacagctttcaattgaacatcacagttaAACAatttgggtgagggatcagtgtaggccaccTGTGATGGAAGCCCTGAtatcacatgcaacagctcaacccgctttcatgctcagccacaatcaggtggcacaaatatcatataaatttcgcagactactattgtcagaaaaatctaaaggTAAGTAACACAGGTAGCTGACACCAATGAAGTGAGGGCCTGaatgtctcggaggcctactgctacaggcaacacacatgaaggacacccaaccaggagtctacacatttacaaaaattagtggcagacaccaacaaagtggcatcaatttcaccacagtagaaatagtataatagggactgacaggtcttccaaaaCACCCAATCCAGTAGATGGACACCCAGGAGGAAGAAGtcttaacattttaaaaaatgtgggCCTGACAGCACTGAAGTGGCATAAATTTAATGAGAGTTGAAATAGTATAAAAGGGACTGACACGTCTTCCAATAC
This window harbors:
- the LOC143794912 gene encoding olfactory receptor 6B9-like, giving the protein MEMKSINNTQVTVFFLLQLWDTSVGQVIFMISFAIIYGLTLSGNLIIIIICRFERTLHTPMYFFLSHLAALEMCYISVTLPKMLHGSVTGNSTISFVACLTQLYFFGSLGSTECFLLAIMAYDRFVAVCKPLRYHNIMTAKVCTVLVSSCWSSGFISTMSSILFISTLQFCGPNHIQHFFCDITPLLKLSCTNVHQTETLIFLLASVILVGSCLVTLLSYFRILTTVLAITSGNGRRKASSTFASHLTVVSIYYSTMIFVYVRPTTSGASSINKLLSVLYTILTPLLNPFIYTLRNNETRLALRKAKDITILHFNKCFSL